In Fluviispira sanaruensis, a genomic segment contains:
- a CDS encoding peptide ABC transporter substrate-binding protein: MAVSINKLISSSLLATLLFSSVSFAAEVPKNVTLAKKQVFNKGNGAELPTLDTQKTEDKQGNNVAIDLFEGLVRDNNEGAVVPAGAEKWDISADGLTYTFHLRKNAKWSNGDPVTAHDYVFGMQRLADPKVASTYSFLIHAIKNGAEVNEGKIPVSSLGAKALDDHTLQVQLAKKNPAILDILVMRNFSPVHKKELEKYGDKYFQPGTLVSNGPYKLTYWRVGDKLTLVKNPHYWNANKTVIEEVNYFPVQNVNSEEQMFLSGQLDMTNDIATDQFEKLKKQLGSEVRSHAFLGSYFFSFNNQVAPFKENKKLREALNLVVDRNVITQKVTRRGEIPSNDIAAQGVKNYSLHEYNWSKQSMQERIKEAKKLYAEAGYSENNPLKLKITYSTNENFKKLALAVASMWKDHLGVKVELENQEWKVFLKTRQKGDFQVAFDRWNGDYNDVNTFAELLRSDNIQNNAKYRSENFDKLLKKAEAELNPDKRKTYFEEAISYAMKDYPILPLYTAVAVHLVKKNVGGFTGKNPLDNVSTFDLYMIEPAKVLKN; the protein is encoded by the coding sequence ATGGCGGTTTCAATAAATAAACTTATATCCTCAAGTCTTTTGGCAACATTATTGTTTTCTTCTGTTTCTTTTGCGGCAGAGGTTCCAAAAAATGTCACTTTAGCAAAAAAACAAGTCTTTAATAAAGGAAACGGCGCTGAGCTTCCAACTCTCGATACACAGAAAACTGAAGATAAACAAGGTAACAACGTAGCCATCGATCTTTTTGAAGGCCTTGTCCGCGATAACAATGAAGGCGCAGTTGTACCTGCGGGCGCTGAAAAGTGGGATATCAGTGCTGATGGTCTTACCTATACTTTTCACCTGCGGAAAAATGCAAAATGGTCAAATGGTGACCCCGTCACTGCCCATGACTATGTTTTCGGAATGCAACGCTTAGCGGATCCAAAGGTGGCTTCGACTTATTCTTTTTTAATCCACGCAATTAAAAATGGTGCAGAAGTCAACGAAGGAAAAATTCCAGTGAGTTCTTTAGGTGCGAAAGCCCTCGATGATCATACTTTGCAAGTGCAGCTCGCAAAGAAGAATCCTGCTATTTTAGATATTTTAGTTATGAGAAACTTCTCCCCTGTGCACAAAAAGGAATTGGAAAAATATGGGGATAAATATTTCCAACCAGGAACGCTCGTGAGCAATGGTCCATATAAACTCACCTATTGGCGTGTGGGTGATAAATTAACATTGGTGAAAAATCCTCATTATTGGAATGCAAACAAAACAGTCATTGAAGAAGTGAATTATTTTCCAGTACAAAATGTAAATAGTGAAGAGCAGATGTTTCTTTCTGGTCAGCTCGATATGACCAACGATATTGCAACGGATCAATTTGAAAAACTAAAGAAACAACTCGGCAGTGAAGTGCGTAGCCATGCCTTTTTAGGCAGTTACTTTTTTAGTTTTAACAATCAAGTCGCTCCATTTAAAGAAAATAAAAAATTAAGAGAAGCTCTTAATTTAGTTGTAGATAGAAATGTCATCACACAAAAGGTAACAAGAAGAGGAGAAATTCCTTCCAATGACATTGCGGCACAAGGTGTCAAAAATTATAGTTTACATGAATACAATTGGTCAAAACAATCTATGCAGGAGAGAATAAAAGAAGCAAAAAAATTGTATGCTGAAGCGGGTTATTCTGAAAATAATCCATTAAAGCTTAAAATCACATACAGCACAAACGAGAACTTTAAAAAGCTTGCGCTTGCAGTTGCTTCTATGTGGAAAGATCATCTAGGCGTCAAAGTCGAACTCGAAAATCAAGAGTGGAAAGTGTTTTTGAAAACAAGACAAAAAGGAGATTTCCAAGTCGCTTTTGACAGATGGAATGGGGATTATAACGATGTGAATACCTTTGCAGAACTATTGAGAAGTGATAATATTCAAAATAATGCCAAATATCGTAGTGAAAACTTTGATAAATTATTGAAGAAAGCAGAAGCAGAGCTCAATCCTGACAAGAGAAAAACATATTTTGAAGAGGCTATCAGTTATGCGATGAAAGATTATCCTATTCTTCCGTTATACACTGCTGTCGCAGTTCACCTCGTTAAAAAGAATGTGGGTGGCTTTACAGGGAAGAATCCGCTTGATAACGTAAGTACTTTCGATCTCTATATGATTGAACCAGCAAAGGTATTAAAGAATTAA
- a CDS encoding aldehyde dehydrogenase family protein, translated as MLSRFVNQELVECINFIGGKWIKPAEELSHIKNPSTGLTIARTFRSNALDIAQAVKSAQAVQKVWAETSLRERAQILNQFRGWILENMELLSQTISNECGKLPREAQDGLLKGVEIIEFSMSLPASERLYKTPVSRGVTCEYRREALGIVAGITPSNFPAMVPMWMIPNALIVGNCFIWKPSEKTAMTSLLIAEGLKKAGLPDGVLSVVQGDKVTVDGLCDHEDIKAIAFVGSTPVAKEVYKRATSLGKRALTLGGAKNHIILMPDADKETAVEGILASFTGCAGQRCMAASVLLAVGEVDHIIKTLSDRAKEFQPKINMGAIITNESYIRLCNAIEKAHKEGAKVLVDGRKVTIPKEYEKGNWLNPTILDNVTAQSFAAKEELFGPILSIIRCKNLAEALAIENANPFGNAASVFTTRGDVAEYVAERAQSGMIGINVGIPVPREPFSFGGINQSKFGHGDITGESGIEFWSQRKKITSKWIQQKSNNWMS; from the coding sequence ATGCTAAGTCGCTTTGTAAACCAAGAATTAGTTGAGTGCATTAATTTTATAGGAGGGAAATGGATAAAACCAGCAGAAGAGCTTTCTCACATTAAAAATCCTTCTACGGGATTGACTATCGCGCGCACATTTAGAAGCAATGCTTTGGACATCGCACAGGCAGTCAAATCTGCGCAAGCTGTGCAAAAGGTATGGGCTGAAACAAGTTTGCGGGAGAGAGCACAGATCTTAAATCAATTTAGAGGCTGGATTTTAGAAAATATGGAGCTTCTTTCGCAAACCATTAGCAATGAGTGCGGTAAACTGCCTCGAGAAGCTCAAGATGGTCTGCTGAAAGGTGTTGAAATTATTGAATTTTCCATGAGTCTACCTGCAAGTGAGCGTCTTTATAAAACACCTGTGTCTAGAGGGGTGACCTGTGAATACCGCAGAGAAGCACTAGGAATTGTTGCAGGAATCACGCCCAGTAATTTTCCCGCAATGGTGCCCATGTGGATGATCCCAAATGCATTGATCGTTGGAAATTGTTTTATTTGGAAGCCGTCGGAAAAAACAGCGATGACTTCATTATTAATTGCAGAGGGTTTGAAAAAAGCGGGTCTGCCGGATGGAGTGCTCAGTGTGGTTCAGGGTGATAAAGTAACAGTTGATGGCCTCTGTGATCATGAAGACATAAAAGCAATTGCTTTTGTGGGTTCAACTCCTGTGGCAAAAGAAGTATATAAAAGAGCAACATCACTTGGAAAAAGAGCATTGACCTTAGGCGGTGCAAAAAATCATATTATTTTAATGCCTGATGCGGATAAAGAAACAGCTGTTGAAGGTATTCTAGCTTCTTTTACGGGATGTGCAGGGCAGCGTTGCATGGCTGCCAGTGTCTTACTGGCAGTTGGAGAAGTCGATCATATAATCAAGACACTTTCCGACCGTGCAAAAGAGTTTCAGCCCAAAATAAATATGGGCGCAATTATTACAAATGAATCTTATATTCGTCTGTGCAATGCAATCGAAAAAGCACATAAAGAAGGTGCAAAGGTCTTAGTGGATGGACGTAAAGTAACAATTCCAAAAGAATATGAAAAAGGGAACTGGCTGAATCCCACAATTTTAGACAACGTAACAGCGCAAAGTTTTGCCGCAAAAGAAGAATTATTCGGCCCTATTCTTTCTATTATTCGTTGCAAAAATTTGGCCGAGGCTCTCGCAATTGAGAATGCAAACCCATTTGGCAATGCCGCATCAGTCTTTACTACGCGAGGTGATGTCGCTGAATATGTAGCTGAAAGGGCGCAATCTGGCATGATTGGCATCAATGTCGGCATCCCCGTTCCACGCGAACCTTTTTCCTTTGGCGGGATCAATCAATCCAAATTTGGGCATGGCGATATTACTGGCGAAAGCGGAATTGAATTTTGGAGCCAAAGAAAAAAAATTACGAGCAAGTGGATTCAACAAAAAAGTAACAATTGGATGTCATGA
- the yidC gene encoding membrane protein insertase YidC, producing the protein MKKETIGLMVGLFLLFGGYFYAQSYYIKQQQATIELQNKQQAQLHKVQPENSQVKTNASQETPSAEQTGLAKSSPASTEQLPLVVVNPSDLILKVPYATFEFTPEGGCLGKNSLVGEKVAYNDSTPVSVIQNYNVCKAYGFRVGTTDLRAQPARIEKIADGSTQIIQRANGLEILRTFKFNDKDYNGEFHITVKNNSQYQQNTNVDFEMGATSDNQNSGGLFSSHPAEFHGAALRLANGDVNRVMTPFDAESSYKVMHTESGVAPTWLSVDSHYWMNTLIPLSHNPLNFEVVRTGNLLRKDGLSPADQTVYEAWVKQPVNLMPGQSVTFNYKVYFGPKNETILSHFDQYSLYQTIDYGFFKIIARPLYHVLFFLHNLVGNWGIAIIILTFCINILFLPLQIKGYSAAQKMQLIQPQIKEIQAKHKDDKQALQRETMALMSKSGVNPLSGCLPLLPQIPVFFGLDTCLRNTFDLRQSPFFFWIKDLTQADPYFVLPVLMAFLMIGYQKMMPMPSMDPTQAKMMKILPIVFSVFMIFYPSGLALYVITNTIISMIRQGFLTRHFKKAQAK; encoded by the coding sequence GTGAAAAAAGAAACAATAGGTTTAATGGTAGGCTTGTTTTTATTATTTGGCGGATATTTTTATGCGCAAAGCTATTATATAAAGCAGCAACAAGCAACGATCGAGTTACAAAACAAACAACAGGCACAACTGCACAAAGTGCAACCCGAAAACTCACAAGTAAAAACAAATGCTTCTCAAGAAACTCCATCTGCAGAGCAGACTGGATTAGCAAAATCATCTCCTGCTTCCACGGAGCAATTGCCTTTAGTTGTCGTAAATCCTTCGGACTTAATTCTAAAAGTTCCCTACGCAACCTTTGAATTCACTCCTGAGGGAGGATGTCTAGGTAAAAATAGTTTAGTTGGAGAAAAAGTCGCATACAATGATTCTACTCCCGTTTCTGTCATTCAAAATTATAATGTTTGTAAAGCCTATGGTTTTCGCGTTGGGACGACAGATCTTCGCGCTCAACCTGCGCGGATAGAAAAAATAGCTGATGGTTCTACTCAAATCATTCAGAGAGCGAATGGTCTCGAAATTCTAAGAACTTTTAAGTTTAATGACAAAGATTACAATGGTGAGTTTCATATCACTGTTAAAAACAATTCGCAATATCAGCAAAATACCAATGTTGATTTCGAAATGGGTGCAACCTCTGACAATCAAAACTCAGGTGGATTGTTCTCTTCCCATCCTGCGGAATTTCATGGCGCCGCACTGCGCCTTGCCAATGGCGATGTAAATAGAGTGATGACTCCATTTGATGCAGAGTCATCTTATAAAGTCATGCATACAGAAAGTGGCGTTGCTCCCACTTGGCTTTCCGTCGATTCCCATTATTGGATGAACACTCTTATTCCTCTTTCTCATAATCCACTCAATTTTGAAGTTGTGCGCACAGGAAATCTTTTAAGAAAAGACGGATTGTCTCCAGCGGATCAAACTGTTTATGAAGCATGGGTAAAACAACCAGTTAACTTAATGCCAGGACAATCAGTAACTTTTAATTATAAAGTGTATTTTGGTCCTAAAAATGAAACGATTTTAAGTCATTTTGACCAATACAGTTTATACCAAACTATCGATTATGGCTTCTTTAAAATCATTGCGCGACCACTTTATCATGTTTTATTTTTTCTCCACAACCTTGTAGGCAACTGGGGCATAGCAATAATTATCTTGACTTTTTGTATCAATATTTTGTTCTTGCCATTGCAGATTAAAGGATACAGTGCGGCACAAAAAATGCAGCTTATTCAACCACAAATAAAAGAAATTCAAGCTAAACATAAAGATGACAAACAGGCATTGCAACGTGAAACTATGGCACTTATGTCGAAAAGTGGAGTAAATCCTTTAAGTGGATGTTTACCGCTTCTTCCACAGATCCCCGTATTTTTTGGATTGGATACTTGTTTACGTAATACTTTCGATCTTCGCCAATCACCATTTTTCTTTTGGATTAAAGACTTAACTCAAGCAGATCCCTATTTCGTGTTACCTGTTCTGATGGCTTTTCTCATGATCGGTTATCAAAAAATGATGCCAATGCCTTCTATGGATCCAACTCAAGCAAAAATGATGAAAATTCTACCAATCGTCTTTTCTGTCTTTATGATTTTCTATCCATCCGGTTTGGCTCTCTACGTTATAACGAATACAATCATATCAATGATTAGGCAGGGGTTCCTGACACGTCACTTTAAGAAAGCACAAGCAAAATAA
- the pncA gene encoding bifunctional nicotinamidase/pyrazinamidase yields MKKNILLLIDLQNDFIPGGALAVPQGDEVITIANSLMKNSKSFFAEIIATQDWHPQNHKSFAVNHTGKDVGEFIQLNGIEQILWPTHCVQNTLGAQLVSSLNSHNINRIFHKGQNPEVDSYSGFFDNDHKTSTGLGEYLRSISATDIYILGLATDYCVKFSALDCAKLNFTTHLILDGCRGINLKENDIENSILEMQKQKINICQSSDIL; encoded by the coding sequence ATGAAAAAAAATATCCTTCTTTTGATCGACCTACAAAATGATTTTATCCCTGGCGGCGCGCTTGCTGTGCCCCAGGGTGATGAAGTCATAACAATCGCAAACTCTTTAATGAAAAACTCTAAAAGTTTTTTTGCCGAAATTATTGCCACACAAGACTGGCATCCGCAAAATCACAAAAGTTTTGCAGTCAATCATACGGGTAAAGACGTGGGTGAGTTTATTCAGCTCAACGGTATCGAACAAATTCTTTGGCCAACTCATTGTGTGCAAAACACTCTGGGTGCTCAACTCGTCTCTTCCTTAAATTCCCATAATATAAATCGAATTTTCCATAAAGGACAAAATCCTGAGGTGGACAGTTACAGCGGTTTTTTTGATAATGATCACAAAACATCAACAGGCTTAGGCGAATATTTAAGATCAATCTCAGCAACTGATATCTATATTTTAGGTTTAGCCACCGATTATTGTGTTAAATTTTCAGCACTCGATTGTGCAAAATTAAATTTTACAACCCATCTTATTTTAGATGGTTGTCGTGGAATTAATCTCAAAGAAAATGATATAGAAAATTCAATCCTAGAAATGCAAAAACAAAAAATTAATATTTGTCAAAGCTCTGATATCTTATAA
- a CDS encoding ribonuclease P protein component: MCSEPILTIAKITHFSEFYAKAIKSRSEFFLTYMTFSKCSLDQKLLKFAVVASKKGVHKRAVKRNRVRRRLKNALNQCLKFVEIPAGNEIQLLFMANRNVLEVPWDDLLKAINSTLQKALKKCLTTPEEKA; encoded by the coding sequence ATGTGTAGTGAACCTATTTTAACAATAGCAAAGATAACTCATTTCTCAGAGTTTTATGCCAAAGCCATAAAATCGAGGTCAGAATTTTTTTTAACATATATGACTTTTAGCAAGTGTTCACTTGATCAAAAATTATTAAAATTTGCAGTTGTTGCTTCTAAAAAAGGAGTGCATAAAAGAGCGGTAAAAAGAAATAGAGTGCGTAGAAGATTGAAAAATGCGCTCAATCAGTGTTTAAAATTCGTTGAAATACCAGCTGGCAACGAAATCCAATTGCTTTTTATGGCGAATAGAAATGTTCTCGAAGTTCCTTGGGATGATTTGTTAAAAGCTATAAACTCAACTCTGCAGAAAGCATTGAAAAAGTGTCTAACTACCCCGGAAGAAAAAGCATGA
- a CDS encoding protein jag, producing MDKRQFSGKNLEEALAEAAKTFSTDKTLLCYNVIQQSSGNFFSKLFSRSVRIEAWVETSKQDLQAAAREAVRQALSKTPIAKAQNFPGTQKQPRKINLEFSKKESSQPKFAQENVDSGKASYNSENYMPRNLLNMKSEGVEELFDNYKKLFFSAFDVPLNKTETVIGENEAVVKVSDEFIERFLSKSDRLSLAFEHVFKRVAQKKLGDISSRISLDAGESSEKREERLVGMARSLAEKVRKTGKSVILSSKSSQERRVIHLALDGVPGVATRSVGTGDKRRLVIYSTEKRVHKNNNPNTFKNSSTEKSAKSSLKHKRKIHPKKPKHSGPFQSNIERVGAVTSNEAKDINHKSEAKEINHTSEAKEKFNSSPSKDD from the coding sequence ATGGATAAACGGCAATTTTCTGGGAAAAACCTTGAGGAGGCTCTTGCAGAGGCTGCAAAAACATTTTCTACAGATAAAACTCTTCTTTGCTATAATGTCATTCAGCAGTCGAGTGGCAATTTTTTTTCAAAACTTTTTTCTCGCTCAGTCCGGATAGAAGCTTGGGTTGAGACATCCAAACAAGATCTGCAAGCGGCAGCTCGAGAAGCAGTGCGTCAGGCTCTGAGTAAAACACCGATAGCAAAAGCACAGAATTTTCCAGGGACACAAAAACAGCCCCGTAAAATCAATCTTGAGTTCAGTAAAAAAGAGAGCTCTCAACCTAAATTTGCTCAAGAAAATGTTGATAGTGGAAAGGCATCTTATAATTCCGAAAATTATATGCCTCGTAATTTATTAAATATGAAAAGCGAAGGTGTCGAAGAGTTATTTGATAATTATAAAAAATTATTCTTTTCTGCGTTTGATGTCCCGTTAAATAAGACTGAAACTGTTATTGGTGAAAATGAAGCTGTTGTAAAAGTATCGGATGAATTTATTGAACGCTTTTTAAGTAAAAGTGATCGTCTTTCGCTTGCTTTTGAACATGTTTTTAAACGCGTGGCACAAAAAAAACTTGGCGATATTTCCTCAAGAATCAGTTTAGACGCAGGGGAATCATCGGAAAAGCGTGAAGAAAGACTTGTGGGTATGGCACGTTCTTTAGCAGAAAAAGTAAGAAAAACAGGTAAAAGTGTTATACTTTCTTCTAAGAGCAGTCAAGAAAGGCGCGTAATTCACCTAGCACTTGATGGTGTTCCCGGTGTGGCAACCCGTAGTGTGGGAACTGGTGATAAACGTCGCTTGGTAATTTATTCTACTGAAAAAAGAGTGCATAAAAATAACAATCCAAATACTTTTAAAAATAGTTCAACAGAAAAATCTGCTAAATCTTCTTTAAAACATAAAAGAAAAATTCATCCAAAAAAGCCAAAACATTCTGGACCTTTTCAAAGTAATATAGAGCGCGTCGGAGCTGTTACTTCAAATGAAGCCAAAGATATAAATCATAAAAGTGAAGCTAAGGAAATAAATCATACAAGTGAAGCTAAGGAAAAGTTTAATTCTTCCCCAAGCAAAGATGATTAA
- a CDS encoding GTP cyclohydrolase II: MANNGHVLLTSHPASIFKQAAPLNWGERTPILRGPVVASLTKREHRNAIGTHSGSYTVYRALANASGALTMDHKPDLTNTAPITNIGPFPSWGDPEKIVSLDPWGAQVAEAFKSFYEKGYDIRPTIAITTAHINMPEINQAIESGRLHIDNKIITKNKDVLVTKAAIDPVWYLPGIAKRFNVSEGDLRRVLFDQTGGMFPELITRKDLKILLPPIGSTSIYMFGNVAHISDLSKQLTVRIHDECNGSDVFGSDICTCRPYLTHGIEESIRTAQEGGSGVIVYFRKEGRALGEVTKFLVYNARKRQEGGDSAATYFHRTECVAGVQDMRFQQLMPDVLHWLGIQRIDNLVSMSDMKYNAIVDSGIEVIRRVSIPDELIPQDAQVEMEAKKAAGYYTEGKTKDATELLKVKGRNLNE, encoded by the coding sequence ATGGCAAATAACGGTCATGTTCTTTTAACTTCTCACCCAGCAAGCATCTTTAAACAAGCAGCTCCTCTCAACTGGGGAGAAAGGACACCCATTTTACGTGGCCCTGTGGTCGCATCTTTGACAAAAAGAGAACACCGAAATGCAATCGGCACACACAGTGGTAGCTATACAGTCTACAGAGCATTAGCCAATGCTTCTGGCGCCTTAACTATGGATCACAAACCTGATCTCACGAACACGGCACCCATCACAAATATTGGTCCTTTTCCTTCCTGGGGCGACCCAGAAAAAATTGTCAGCCTTGACCCATGGGGAGCTCAAGTGGCAGAAGCATTTAAAAGTTTTTATGAAAAAGGATATGACATAAGACCAACAATAGCAATAACAACTGCACACATTAATATGCCAGAAATAAATCAAGCAATTGAGTCAGGAAGATTGCATATTGATAACAAAATCATAACAAAAAACAAAGATGTTCTTGTCACCAAAGCCGCCATCGATCCTGTTTGGTATCTCCCTGGAATTGCAAAAAGATTTAATGTTTCAGAAGGCGATCTCCGCCGAGTGCTCTTTGACCAAACGGGGGGTATGTTTCCTGAACTCATCACTCGAAAAGATTTAAAAATATTGCTTCCACCCATCGGCAGCACTTCCATTTATATGTTTGGCAACGTTGCCCATATCTCTGACTTATCAAAACAATTGACGGTGCGAATCCATGATGAATGCAATGGTTCCGATGTATTTGGCTCGGATATTTGCACATGCCGCCCTTATCTAACGCATGGCATTGAAGAATCCATCCGCACGGCTCAGGAAGGCGGTTCAGGCGTGATTGTCTATTTTCGCAAAGAGGGCCGTGCTTTAGGTGAAGTGACAAAATTTCTCGTATACAATGCACGCAAAAGACAAGAAGGCGGCGACAGCGCAGCTACTTATTTTCACCGTACAGAATGTGTCGCGGGCGTACAAGACATGCGTTTTCAACAACTTATGCCAGATGTTTTGCACTGGCTTGGCATTCAACGCATAGACAATCTCGTGTCGATGAGTGATATGAAATACAATGCGATTGTTGACAGTGGAATAGAGGTTATCCGGAGAGTTTCAATACCCGATGAACTGATACCACAGGATGCACAGGTTGAAATGGAAGCTAAAAAAGCAGCGGGATACTATACTGAAGGGAAAACTAAGGATGCGACTGAGCTCTTAAAAGTGAAAGGACGCAATCTGAATGAGTGA
- the yidD gene encoding membrane protein insertion efficiency factor YidD, with protein sequence MIFKKLNEFVVLFFVFLIRVYKQCISPALGPRCRFYPSCSQYSLEAFQKHGAVKGFGKTVVRVCKCHPFHRGGVDLP encoded by the coding sequence ATGATCTTTAAAAAGTTGAATGAATTCGTCGTTCTTTTCTTTGTTTTCTTGATTAGAGTTTATAAGCAGTGTATTTCTCCTGCACTTGGCCCAAGATGTCGGTTTTATCCGAGCTGCTCCCAGTATAGCTTAGAAGCATTTCAAAAGCATGGGGCGGTTAAGGGTTTTGGAAAGACGGTTGTTAGGGTGTGTAAATGTCACCCTTTTCATAGAGGTGGAGTTGATCTCCCATAG
- a CDS encoding TraR/DksA family transcriptional regulator gives MPPKMPSQPQELTREEIVQLKSVLTKMRDDLYAKEHARKTEGAYEISRDDISDETDLASVETDQEVNMKLAEAERNKLSLIEKALRKIDANDGTYGLCEGTGDPIGFKRLQIQPWALYSLRHQEDLERGRRAN, from the coding sequence ATGCCACCTAAGATGCCTTCCCAACCACAAGAGTTGACTCGTGAAGAGATTGTTCAGCTCAAATCTGTACTTACAAAGATGCGTGATGATCTTTATGCTAAAGAACATGCACGCAAAACTGAAGGCGCATATGAAATTAGCCGTGATGATATCTCTGATGAGACAGATCTTGCGTCTGTCGAAACCGATCAAGAAGTCAATATGAAACTTGCTGAAGCGGAACGTAACAAGCTTTCTCTTATTGAAAAAGCCCTCAGAAAAATTGATGCCAACGATGGCACTTATGGACTGTGTGAAGGGACGGGAGATCCGATCGGATTTAAACGTTTACAAATACAACCATGGGCGCTCTATTCTTTGCGTCATCAAGAAGATTTAGAACGTGGACGCAGAGCAAATTAA
- a CDS encoding FecR family protein, which produces MTVLKYKPIGPYRAILLIRLILELFLFATIAYQIPTFPQSLESIGKLANIIGKADVLRSGKNIPAEKNMQIFETDVVTTFEKTAIKIEFNDGSYLMAFQDSKIKLTEYNIKAKENSANDLKSAIEVAKGKIRFFVKPQEDGKVDVKFKTSNSVMGIRGTSGYIDTSAIGNTQILVTSGSVEVTSLADPTKSVVLSENKYSEIIGNRAPTPAKTAPPMLINRLNAEASLIDPNYKQSEKPAPKPEGAPKKEKNPSKGSNDNNPVPAEKKQVFNTDGTSTVVSTNNALNDVLVTQGNTRLRPSNITEFAPIVNALKEINNINDQINRQINTVIDTSGSYQKTKNVTVNVNDPSL; this is translated from the coding sequence ATGACAGTGCTCAAATACAAACCCATTGGTCCGTATCGGGCAATCTTGCTCATTAGACTTATCTTAGAGTTGTTCCTCTTTGCAACAATTGCATACCAAATTCCAACTTTCCCCCAATCACTTGAATCTATTGGAAAATTAGCGAATATCATAGGAAAAGCGGATGTTTTACGCTCCGGAAAAAACATACCCGCTGAAAAAAACATGCAAATATTTGAAACCGATGTAGTGACGACTTTCGAAAAAACAGCAATAAAAATTGAATTCAATGATGGCAGCTATTTAATGGCATTTCAAGATTCAAAAATCAAACTTACAGAATATAACATTAAAGCTAAAGAAAATAGTGCAAATGATTTAAAGTCAGCTATTGAAGTTGCTAAAGGTAAAATCCGTTTTTTTGTGAAGCCTCAAGAAGACGGAAAAGTGGATGTAAAATTTAAAACCTCCAATTCCGTTATGGGAATAAGAGGAACAAGCGGATATATTGACACCTCGGCCATCGGAAATACGCAAATATTGGTCACTTCAGGAAGCGTTGAAGTCACTAGCCTCGCCGATCCGACTAAGTCGGTTGTGCTGTCTGAAAATAAATATTCAGAAATAATTGGCAACCGAGCTCCTACACCAGCAAAAACAGCACCACCAATGCTCATAAATCGTTTAAATGCAGAAGCAAGCTTGATTGATCCGAATTACAAGCAAAGTGAAAAACCTGCACCAAAACCAGAGGGGGCACCCAAAAAAGAGAAAAATCCTTCGAAAGGATCAAATGACAACAATCCTGTCCCTGCAGAAAAGAAACAGGTCTTTAACACCGATGGCACGAGCACTGTAGTTAGTACTAATAATGCTTTAAACGATGTACTTGTTACGCAAGGCAATACCCGTTTACGTCCGAGTAATATCACAGAGTTTGCTCCGATTGTGAATGCTCTAAAAGAAATAAATAATATAAATGATCAAATCAATCGACAAATAAATACAGTTATAGATACTTCTGGTAGCTATCAAAAAACAAAAAATGTAACTGTTAATGTGAATGATCCATCACTTTAA